One Fundidesulfovibrio magnetotacticus genomic window, GACGCCAACTCCTGGCAGGTGCTCGACGTGGCCACGCTGGCCCCCGTGACCAAGGAGATCAAGCACATCACCTGGGACGTGCAGGCGGCCCAGAAGGGCGGCTACAAGCACTTCATGCTCAAGGAGATCTTCGAGCAGCCCCGCGTGATCACAGACTGCCTCGCCGGACGCGTGGACCGCAGGACCGGGCGCGCCAACCTCTCCGAACTCGACGGCCTTGCGCCCCCCGAACGCCTGACCATCCTGGCCTGCGGCACCAGCTACCACGCCGGACTCTGGGGCATGTACCTTCTGGAGAGCTGGGCGCGCATCCCCACACGCGTGGAGATCGCCTCCGAATACCGCTACCGCGACCCCATCGTCGGCCCCGGCGACACGGTGCTGGCCATCTCCCAGTCCGGCGAGACGGCCGACACCCTGGCGGGCATGCGCCTGGCGCGCGAGCGCGGGGCCACGGTGATCGGGCTTTGCAACGTGGTGGGCTCCACGGTCTCGCGCGAGTCCGACCGGGTGGTCTACACCCAGGCCGGTCCCGAAATGAGCGTGGCCTCCACCAAGGCCATGTGCTCGCAGCTTACGCTGCTCACGCTGCTGGCCCTGCACTGGGGGCAGCAGAAGGGCGTGCTGCCCGCCGAGGCCACGGCCCACTGCGTGAAGACCATGGAGAGCCTGCCCGGCATCCTGGAGGCCGAGCTGCCGCGCATGCGCTCGCGCGCGGGCGAACTCTCCCGGGCCTACTCCGACGCCACCAGCTTCCTCTACCTGGGCCGGGGCCAGTGCTTCCCCCTGGCCCTGGAGGGCGCGCTCAAGCTCAAGGAGATCAGCTACATCCACGCCGAAGGCTACGCCTCGGGCGAGATGAAGCACGGGCCCATCGCCCTCATCGACCCCAAGTTCCCCACCTTCGCCCTGGCCCCGCGCGACGAACTCTTCCCCAAGGTGAAATCCAACCTGGAAGAGGTGCGCGCCCGGGGCGGCAAGGTGATCGCCCTCACCCGGGCGGGCTCCGGGCTCCAGGCCGATCACGAGTGGGAATGCCCCGAGGTCTGGGGGCCGCTCTCCACCTTCCTGCTGCTCCCGGCGCTCCAGCTCTTCGCCTACGAGATGGCCGACTACCTGGGCAAGGACGTGGACCAGCCCCGCAACCTGGCCAAGAGCGTCACCGTGGAGTAGCCGTGGCGCGACCGTTCGTGCGCCTTTTCCTTCTGATCCTCGCTTCGGTCCTGGCGCTGGCCCCGGGCGTCCTCCCGGACGCCCGGGCCGCCCAGACGAAGGATGCCGCCAAGGCCGCTCCGCCCGCCAAGGCCCCTTCGGCCGTGAAGGCCCCGACCGCCAAGAACGGGGACGGCAAGCAGGCCAAGGCCCCCCGGAACGGGGCCGTCAGGCCCGACAAGCCCAAGGAAACCGCCTCCGGCCCGGCCCCGAAGAAGCAGAGCAAGGTGCGCGTCACCGATGTGCAGGTCTATTCCGGGCAGGACTACTCGCGCATCGTGGCCGTGCTCTCGGGCGAGGTCCCCTTCCGCTGGCAGCTCCTGCCGCCGGACCCGGCCTCGGGCGGCGTGCGCCACCTCTACGTCGACCTCGACGGCGTGGTGATCCCCCCCGGCACGCGCAGCCGCTTCGACGTGAAGGGCGACGTGGCCCGCAAGGCCCGCCTGGGCTACTTCAAGCCCGATGTGGCCCGGCTGGTGGTGGAGGTGGAGAACCTCAAAAGCCAGAACGTCTTCGTGCTGGAGAACCCCTTCCGGGTGATCGTGGACGTGCAGGGCGAGGCCTCCAAGACCCCCGCGAAGTCCCCCGGCAAGAGCGCGCCCGGGAAAGCCCCTTCGGACAAGACCCCCGAGGGAAAGGCCCGGCCCGGCAAGCTCCCTGCCCCCAAGGCCGAGGCCGACGAGCCCCCCGCCTCGCCCGGCGTGAACCTGGCCACCCCGGCGCGCAAGAAGATGGCCCGCCAGCTGGTGGAACAGCTGGGGCTCACGGTGCGCACCGTCATGGTGGACGCGGGCCACGGCGGGCGCGATTCGGGCGCGCGCGGCCCCGGCAGGCTCTGGGAAAAAGACGTGAACCTGCGCGCCGCGAAGCTCCTGGCCAGGCATCTGGAACGCATGGGCTTCGAGGTGCTCATGACCCGCACCCAGGACAAGTACGTGCCCTTGGAAGTGCGCACGGCCATGGCCAACGCCCGCAAGGCCGACCTCTTCATCTCCCTGCACTGCAACGCCCACGGCGACCCGGGCTCCACGGGCATGGAGACCTATTCGCTCAACCTCGCCTCCACCCCGGCCGAGGTGCGCGTGGCCGCGCGGGAGAACTCCGTGGACTCCAAGCGCATCTCGGACATGCAGAAGCTCCTGGACGAGCTGATGCACGCCTCCAAACTCACCGAATCGCGCGATTTCGCGCGCAGCGCCCACCAGGCCGCCCTGGCCCAGGCGCGCAAGAGCATCGACCTGCGCGACAGGGGCGTGCACGAGGCCCCCTTCTACGTGCTCCTGGGGGCCAAGATGCCCGCCATTCTGGTGGAGATGGGCTACATCACCAACCCCGCCGAGGCCGCCAAGCTCCGGGAAGACAAATACCTCGACGGCCTGACCCAGGGCATCGCCCAGGGCGTGAAGGCCTACAAGGAACGCATCGAGCGCTTCGCCGCCAACTGATCCCGGATAAGGGTTCCTACAGGCGCAAGAGCCCCCTGCCGGCCACGGCGCTCACCGCCAGGCAGGTCAGGCCGCAGGCCGTCACGGCGGCGGGCGCGCCCAGCAACTGGGCCAGGCTCCCGGCCAGCAGCGCCCCGAAGGGGGCCATGCCCAGGAACATCATGGAATAGAGGGCCATCACCCGGCCGCGCAACCGGTCCGGGCTCAGGAGCTGGAGGATGGTGTTGCACGAGGCCATGCTGGCGATGGTGCAGTAGCCCACGGGCACGAGCAGCGCCGCCGAGAGCGCGAAACTCTCCGAGTTGGCGAAGAGGGCCAGGCTCGCGCCCAGGCCGGTCATGCCGAAATAGGCGAAGCGCCCCACCCCGCGCCCTCGGCCCCGCGCCGCGAGGGTGAGCGCCGCCGCCAGGCTCCCCGCCCCCGCCGAGGCCATGAGCAGGCCCAGGTTCCCGGGGCCTCCTCCCAGCACGTCGCGGGCGAACACGGGCATGAGCACCACGTAGGAGACGCCCGTCACGCTGGCCGCAGTCACCAGGCAGAGCACGAGACGCACCCGGGCCTCGCCCCAAGCGAAGGCCAGGCCCTCGCGCAGCCGCTCCCACACCGAACCGCCCGCCTCGGGGGCCGGTTTGCGCCGCGAGGTCATGCGGAGCAGGCAGGCGATCACGGCCAGGAAGCTCAGGGCGTTCAGGGTGAAGCACCACCCCTCGCCCACCGCCGCCAGCAGGAACCCCGCCACCGACGGCCCCACGATGCGCGCCGTGTTGAACAGCGACGAGTTGAGCGCGATGGCGTTGTGCAGGTCCTCGAGCCCCACCAGCTCCACCATGAAGGACTGGCGCGTGGGCACGTCCACGGCGTTCACCGTGCCCAGGAAAAAGGCCAGGCAGAGCACCTGCCACACCTCGGCCCGCCCGGAGAAGGCAAGCCAGGCCATCAGTCCGGCCTGGACCATGGAGGCCGCCTGGGTCCACACCAGCAGCGCGCGCCGGTCGAAGCGGTCGGCCGCCACGCCGCCCAGCAGCGAGAAGAGGAACACCGGAAACTGCCCCGCAAAGCCCACCAGCCCCAGGGACAGGCTGGAGCCCGTGAGCCGGTAGACCAGCCACCCCTGGGCCACCTGCTGCATCCAGGTACCCACCAGGGAGATCAGCTGCCCGGTGAAGAAGAGCCGGTAGTCGCGGTGTCGCAGGGAGCGCGAAAGCGTGCGCCACACCGCGCCCCTGCCCTGCTCTGGGAGTCCGGCCGCCATGGCGTCAGTCCGGACGCCCCGGCTGGTCCTGGGCCTCCACGTCCCTGGCCCAGGCCGAGAGGCTCTCCAGGATGGGCAGGAGCCCCCGGCCGCGCTCGGTGAGGGAATAGTCCACGCGCGGGGGCAGCGTGGGGTAGGCCTCGCGCAGCACCAGGCCGTCGGACTCCAGCTCGCGCAGCTGCTGGGTGAGCATCTTCTGGGTCACGGCGGGCAGGAGCCTGCGCAGCTCGCCGAAGCGCAGCGTGCCGCGCGTGCCCAGGCCCCAGAGGATCAGGGGCTTCCACTTGCCGCCGATCATCATGAGCGCCAGCTCCACGGAGCAGAAGTAGTCCCGGCCGTTGCGCGAGCGCGGGGTGCAGGGGGCGTGTTCTCGGGTCATGGGCGAACCTCGGCGGCGCGGACACCGGATGGGAACCGAGGCACGTGAATGTGCCTGCTTGCGCGCTTTGTCAAGCCGGGTACATTGGCGGCCAGACACACACCGCGCCCCCCGACGGGGACGCCCAAGCGAGGACCCCATGACGCTCATCACCGTGGACCAGGCCCTGTGCGCGCGCGACGGCATCTGCCGCGACGTCTGCCCCGTGGGCTGCATCGACATGGACCGGGCCAGCGGCCTGCCCCAGGAGACACCCGACCCCGCCTGCATCGCCTGCGGGCACTGCGTGGCCGCCTGTCCCCACGGGGCGCTCTCCAACTCCCAGGTGGACGCCGCCGCCTGCCTGCGCCAACCCACCGACCTCCCCGGCGAGGCATCCCTGCGCTCGCTCCTGCTGGCCCGGCGCTCCGTGCGCGCCTACCGTCGCAAGCCCGTGGAGCGCTCCCTGCTGGCGGAGCTCCTGGAAACGGCCCGGCGCGCCCCCACGGCCTCCAACTCCCAGCACGTCCACTGGATCGCCTGCGCGGACAAGGACCGCGTGCACGAGATGGCCCAACTGGGCGCGCGCTGGATGCGCGCCGTCGGCCTGCGCCCCAGGCTCGTGGAACTCTGGGACAAGGGACGCGACGTGGTGATGCGCGGCGCGCCCGCCTTCGTGGGCGCGTGGACCCCGGCCGACTACCCATGGGGGGCCGTGGACAGCTCCATCGCCCTCACCTACCTGGAACTGCACGCGGCCACGGCAGGGCTCGGGGCCTGCTGGGCGGGCCTGCTCACGGCGGCGGCGCGCCAGCAGCCGGAGCTGCGCGCCCTCCTGGGACTCCAGGACGGCCAGACACTGCACGGCGGGCTCATGCTGGGCTGGCCGCGCCACGCCTACCGCCTCGTGCCGCCGCGCCGCGAGGCCCGCGTCGCCTGGGTCTAGCGTTGCGGTCTCACAATCCGCCCACACGGATTGGCAAGGCAAGCACCCAAAACTATTGGTTTTGATTATGAACAACAGGTTCTTGTCTTTCAAATCGTGAAACCAGCCGCACCCTCATGACAGCCGGTCCGTCCGCCCCGCAGCGGGCGCGACCGGCCTCAGCGGCCGTACACCGCCCGCACCAGCTCCCAGGGGAACTCCCCGTCCATGCCGTCGGGGGTGGTGTTGGTCAGGACCACCAGGCTCAGGCCCGAGGCCCTGTCCACCAGGAAGAAGGCTCCGTACGCGCCGCTCCAGCGCCACGTCCCCCTGGCGCTCGGGCTCCCCGCCGCCGCCGGGTCCAACAGCACGGCCGCCCCGTACCCGAAGCCCCAGCCGGGGCCGGGGCCTCCCTGGCCCGGTTCCAGGCGGTTCTGCGTCATCGACCGGGCCGCCTTGGTCCCCAGCGCCGCGCCGCCCGCGCGCACGACCTCCAAAAACGCCAGGTAGTCCGACGCCGTGCCGCACATCCCCGCCCCGCCAGAGGGGTACGCCCCCGGATCGGTGATGCGCGAGGGCGCGAAGCGCGCGCCCGAGGCCCCGAACGCCACCACCTGCGGATCGTCCATGCGTCTGAGCACGCCCCCTTCCCGCACGTAGGGCACGGCCAGGCGCTCCGGGTCCGAGACCAGGAACCCCGTGTCCAGCATGTTGAGCGGTCCCGTGACCAGCCGGGCCGTCAATTCCGGCAGGGGCGCGCCACCGGCCTGCTCCGCCACGGCCCCCAGCACGTCCACGGCCAGGGAATAACTCCACGCCCCGCCCGGCGCACCCGCCAGCGGGACCGACGCCAGACGCCGCAGATTCTCCTCCAGGGTGATGCCCGGACGGTCCAGCCCGTCGGACACTCCGGCCCGGGCGTACGTTCCGCCCGGAGGCTGGAGGAAGCCGTACGTAAGCCCCGCCGTGTGCGTGAGCAACTGCCCAACCGTGATCACCGCGCCACCGCCGCCGGGAAGCTCCGGCGCAAACCAGGGAAGCCAGCGCGTCACCGGGTCCTCCAGGGAGAGCGCCCCGCGCTCCGCCAGGGCCAGGACCACGGCGCTCGTCACGGGCTTGCTCAACGAGGCCAGGCGGAACACCGCGTCCGGACGCATGGCGCGGCGCGCCTCCCGGTCCGACCAGCCCCAGGCCCCGGCATGGACCACCCGGCCGTGACGCGCCACCAGCACCACCGCCCCGACAAGGCGCTCCTCCTCCACGGCCCGGCGCAACACCGCGTCCACGCGCTCGCGGAGAGGGGCGGACAGGCCGGGCGTCGTGACGAGCAACCACGGCAGGAAGCAAAGAAGGAAAGACAGGATGCGACGCGCACGCAGCGTCATGGCGCTTCTCCTCGCTGGGACGTTGAACGCCTCCGGCGGCTGGAGAGGGCGCTGCCCTCTCCAGACCTCACCCGCCAGGGCTCCGCCCTGGACCTGCTGGGGGGATGATCCCCCCAGACCCCGCAATTGCTTCGCGGGCTTCACCGGGTATGCCGTCGTGTCCCGGTGAAGCCCGCGAAGCAAAAAGGGATTCCATAAGGCCCTTGCCCTTTGGGCGCCGGAGGCATCTTCTCGGATCGCCTTGCACTCTGCCAGAACTTGTCGGCATCAAACTTTTACGCCCTTGATCTTTTCGAGCAGATGCTTCTCCATCTGCCGCGAGTCTTTGCGCAGGCGCACCAGTTCGGCTTCGAGCACCTTGAACTTGGCAGCGTGGTTTTCGTTTTCCGCCCGCAGGGTCACGATTTCCCGTCGGGCCTCTTCCAGATCATCGCGCAGGGTTCGTGCGGCCGGGTCTTCCAGGGCAGGGGCCGTGGCGGCCGGGACACCCTGCGCGCCGAGCCAGGCCGACAGGCGCTGTCCCATGGCTTCGGCCATGGCCGTGCCGATGCGCAGGGCGAGTTGTTCCACGTCGGGCTGCTGGACTGGCGCGGGCCGCACGATGACGGCTTGCGCCTGCCTATCCGGGGAGTCCGTCGCGGCGAAACGCCGGGCCAGTTCGTCGCGGACCTCGGGAACTGCCAGTCCCGACCCGAGCAACTCCGCGATGGCGCGGAACACGTCCAGGGCTTCCGGCTCGAAGCGTCGTCCGCGACCTTGGCCCCGGCCGGGCAGGAAGTCGCCGAAGCGGTTCTTCCAGTAGTGCAGGGTGGACTCGGGCACGTCCAGGCTTTTGGCGATGGCGGCAATGGAATGGAGCGGCGTTTCGGGCATGTGGTCCTCCGGCGATCCTTGGTGCGTAGGGCGCGGGAGCGCCTTTCGTCAACATCGCCGCCCGGGCTTGACCGGTTCGGCGCGAAGGGTCACGGAATCTCCACGGCTCCGCAACACGCCGGGGGTACCTGGGGTCAACCACCGCTCCAACCAGGAGGAGACCCCATGGAACCCGGAACACCCGCACGCCGCGCCGATTTTCTCGCCCTTGACGGGGCGGTCAAGAACCCTTTCGCCCGCACGGTGCTCAAGGCTGTTGGCGGTCCTCTGCGCCGCGCTTTGGCCCTGGACCGCTTGGCCAAGGCCTACGAGTCCGTCCCCCGGGGCGGCACGCCCGTGGAGTTCCTGCGCGGCGTCATCGACGCTTTCGGCTTCCGCTACCGCGTGAGCGGGGAGGAACTGGCGCGCATTCCGTCAACTGGCCCCGTGGTGGTTGTGGCCAACCATCCCTTCGGCGGCATGGAGGGCGTGATCCTCACGGAAATGCTCGCGGGAGTGCGCCCGGACGTGAAGGTGATGGCCAATTACCTGCTCGGTCGCATCGAGGAGTTGCGCGACCTGTTCATCCTGGTGGACCCTTTCGGTGCGTCGGGGGCCTGGGCGCGCAACGTCGCGCCCTTGCGCCAGAGCGTGGCCTGGCTGCGCGGCGGCGGCTGCCTGGGGGTGTTCCCGGCGGGCGAGGTGGCCCATTTCCGCATGGACGAGCGCCGCGTGGCCGATCCGGCCTGGAGCCCTTCCGTCGCGCGCATGGTGCGCGCCTGCGGAGCCACTGTGGTGCCCGTTCATTTCGCCGGGGCCAACGGCCCCATGTTCCATCTGGCGGGGTTGGTGCATCCGAGGCTTCGCACCATGCTGCTGGGCCGCGAGTTCGTGAACAAGGCCCGCAAGGAGGTGGAGGTGCGCATCGGCCGCCCGGTGCCGCCGCAGGCATTGGAAGGGCTCACCGACGAGCAGGCCGCCGGGCATCTGCGCCTGTGCGCCGAGGTGATGGGCCGCACGAGGCCGCGCGCGCTGCCCGCGCGCTTTCCCCTGCGGGGCGTGCGCCGCCAGGAGGCCCTGGCCCCGGCGCAGGACCCGGAGCTTATGGAGCGAGAGCTGGAGAGGCTCCCGGCTGAATGCCTGCTTCTGGAGTCCGGGGGAATGCGCGCCTACGAGGCGCGCGCCGCTCAGATTCCGCTGATCCTGCGCGAGATCGGACGCCTGCGCGAAATGACGTTCCGCAAGGTCGGCGAGGGCACGGGCAAATCCTGCGATCTGGACGGCTTCGACGGACACTATTCCCACGTTTTCCTCTGGAGCGTCTCCGCCCGCGAGGTGGTCGGGGCCTACCGTCTTGGCCGCTCGGACGAGATTCTTGCCACGCGGGGCCGGTCCGGTCTCTATGTGGACACGCTCTTCAAGCTCAAGCCCGGCTTCCTCACGCGGCTGGGGCCTGCCCTGGAGATGGGCCGCTCCTTCGTGCGCCCGGAACACCAGAAGAGCTACAACGCCCTGCTGCTGCTGTGGCGCGGCATCGGCACGGTGGTGGCGCGCGAGCCCCGCTACCGGACGCTCTTCGGCCCCGTGTCCATCACCAACGACTACCAGGCCGCTTCGCGCCAGCTCATGGCGGACTTCTTCGAGGCGCGCGGCGGGGAGGGCTCGGGCCTCTCGCGGCTGGTGAAGCCGCGCACGCCCCTGCGCGGGGCGGCGTGGCTCAAGCGCGCGGCGCGCTCCCTGGTGGCCGACGTGGACCGCCTTTCGGAGCTTGTGAGCTCCATGGAAGCGGACCGCAAGGGCATCCCGGTGCTCCTGCGGCAGTACCTGAAGCTGGGGGGCAAGCTCCTGGCCTTCAACGTGGACCGTGAATTCAGCGACGCCCTGGACGGGCTGATCGTGGTGGACCTCCTGGAAACGGAGCGCCGCCAGCTGGAGCGCTACCTGGGGCGCGACGGCCTGGCTGGCTTCCTGGCGCACCACGGGGCCGAGGGGGGCCTTCGCAGCGCCTGATTGACGAAATCGTCAAACAAGCCCACACGGCCCCGGCGTTCGCGCGTCGGGGCCGTCTTTTTTTGCGCTTTCACAAGGAGGCGGCAGGACGTCGGAGCGCCTTCCAACTCGTTGCAATCACGATCTCTTTACGAAGGATTCCGAAAAGACGCCCGTCACGGTCAGTTCCGAAAAGCGCTTTTTCCGAAACTGGCCCGCGTCTTCGGGGTTGCCACCATACATTATTGTAGTTAGTGTTCGGCCGGACGGGACATTTGCCGTAAACCTCCCAACCGAGCCTCTTTCCAGGTCACCCATGAAAAGCATCAGCCAGCTTGAACTAAAAGTTCTTTACGAAATTTCGCAAATCATCGGCCAGGCCCTGGACCTCGACCAGATCCTTGGCGACGTGCTGCGCATCCTCTCCGAAACCCTTGAGATGAAACGCGCCACCGTGACCCTCCTCGACGAGGAGACCTCGCTCCTGGCCATCCGCGCCTCCCACGGCCTCTCCGCCGAAGAGAAGAAGCGCGGCGTCTACAAGCTCGACGAAGGCGTCACCGGGCGCATCTTCCAGACCGGCAAGCCCTTCGTGGTCCCGGACATCGCCAAGGAACCCCTCTTCCTGGACCGCACCCGCTCGCGCGCCCTGGAGCGCGGCCGCATCGCCTTCCTGGGCGTGCCCATCATGCTCAAGGGCCTGGCCGTGGGCGCGCTCACCGTGGACCGCCTCTTCGGCGACGACGTCTCATACGACGAGGACGTGCGCCTGCTCTCCATCGTAACCGCGCTCATCGGCCAGTTCGTGCACCTGGGCAAGCAGGTGCGCGCCCGCGAGGAGCACCTGCGCCGCGAGAACCTGACGCTTCGCTTCAAGCTCTCCAAGACCTACCACCGCTTCTTCATCGTGGGCCAGAGCCAGCCCATGGTGCGCGTGCACCAGATGATCGAGAAGGTGGCCCCCACCCGGGCCACGGTGCTCCTGCTGGGCGAGTCCGGCACGGGCAAGACCCTCACCGCGCGCATGATCCACGAGCTCTCCGACCGCGCCAAGTATCCCTTCATCAAGGTGAACTGCGCGGCCATCCCGGAAAACCTCCTGGAAAGCGAACTATTCGGCTACGAGAAGGGGGCCTTCACCGGCGCGGTGGCCCCCAAACCCGGCCGCTTCGAGGAAGCCGACAAGGGCACCATCTTCCTGGACGAAATCGGGGAACTCTCGGCAGGAACCCAGGCCAAGCTCCTGCGCTTCCTCCAGGAGCGCGAGTTCGAACGCCTGGGCGGCGGCAAGACGCGAAAGGTGGACGTGCGCATCATCGCCGCCACCAACCGCGACCTGGCCGACGCCGCCGCCATGGGCGAATTCCGCGAGGACCTCTACTACCGCCTGAACGTCTTCCCCGTGCTGGTGCCCAGCCTGCGCGAGCGCCGCGAGGACATCCCGGCGCTTTTGAACCACTTCCTGGACAAGCTCTCGCGCGAGTACGGGCGCAGGCTCTCCTTCTCGCCCCGCGCCCTGGACGCCCTGGTGAAGTACGACTGGCCCGGCAACGTGCGCGAGATGGAAAACCTCGTGGAGCGCCTCTCCATCATGGTGGAGGACGAGCGCATCGACCTGGCCGACATCCCGCCCTACTTCTTCGCCTCCGGCAAGCCCCAGGCCGCCCTGCCCGCCGAGGGCGCGGGCAGCCTCAAGGACATGGAAAAGCGCGAGGTGATGGCCGCCCTGGAGCGCCACGGCTGGGTGCAGTCACGCGCGGCCCGGGAACTGGGGCTCACGCTGCGCCAGATGGGCTACCGCATCAAGAAGTTCGGCCTGGAGCGCCTGGTGGACGAACGCCGGGGCCGCGAGCACGGCCTGGAAACCCACTGAGGCCGCAAGGGGCCGACCCCAGCCCGGATCCCACAGCCCGGATCCCGCGGCCGGACCGGCGG contains:
- the glmS gene encoding glutamine--fructose-6-phosphate transaminase (isomerizing); translation: MCGIIGYSGHRPAVPVVMEGLGRLEYRGYDSAGVAYVQRGQLIVLRAEGKLSNLARKLEETPSLTATSGMGHTRWATHGLPVERNAHPHQDQQGSVALVHNGIIENYQELREELEAQGVAFSSETDTEVLAQLLGRCLAETGSLDKALSMALGRVDGSYAVCVVSRDHPGVLYAARKSSPLVMGVGVGENFLASDIPAFLPYTRDVVFLEDGEMARIDANSWQVLDVATLAPVTKEIKHITWDVQAAQKGGYKHFMLKEIFEQPRVITDCLAGRVDRRTGRANLSELDGLAPPERLTILACGTSYHAGLWGMYLLESWARIPTRVEIASEYRYRDPIVGPGDTVLAISQSGETADTLAGMRLARERGATVIGLCNVVGSTVSRESDRVVYTQAGPEMSVASTKAMCSQLTLLTLLALHWGQQKGVLPAEATAHCVKTMESLPGILEAELPRMRSRAGELSRAYSDATSFLYLGRGQCFPLALEGALKLKEISYIHAEGYASGEMKHGPIALIDPKFPTFALAPRDELFPKVKSNLEEVRARGGKVIALTRAGSGLQADHEWECPEVWGPLSTFLLLPALQLFAYEMADYLGKDVDQPRNLAKSVTVE
- a CDS encoding N-acetylmuramoyl-L-alanine amidase, coding for MARPFVRLFLLILASVLALAPGVLPDARAAQTKDAAKAAPPAKAPSAVKAPTAKNGDGKQAKAPRNGAVRPDKPKETASGPAPKKQSKVRVTDVQVYSGQDYSRIVAVLSGEVPFRWQLLPPDPASGGVRHLYVDLDGVVIPPGTRSRFDVKGDVARKARLGYFKPDVARLVVEVENLKSQNVFVLENPFRVIVDVQGEASKTPAKSPGKSAPGKAPSDKTPEGKARPGKLPAPKAEADEPPASPGVNLATPARKKMARQLVEQLGLTVRTVMVDAGHGGRDSGARGPGRLWEKDVNLRAAKLLARHLERMGFEVLMTRTQDKYVPLEVRTAMANARKADLFISLHCNAHGDPGSTGMETYSLNLASTPAEVRVAARENSVDSKRISDMQKLLDELMHASKLTESRDFARSAHQAALAQARKSIDLRDRGVHEAPFYVLLGAKMPAILVEMGYITNPAEAAKLREDKYLDGLTQGIAQGVKAYKERIERFAAN
- a CDS encoding MFS transporter; the protein is MAAGLPEQGRGAVWRTLSRSLRHRDYRLFFTGQLISLVGTWMQQVAQGWLVYRLTGSSLSLGLVGFAGQFPVFLFSLLGGVAADRFDRRALLVWTQAASMVQAGLMAWLAFSGRAEVWQVLCLAFFLGTVNAVDVPTRQSFMVELVGLEDLHNAIALNSSLFNTARIVGPSVAGFLLAAVGEGWCFTLNALSFLAVIACLLRMTSRRKPAPEAGGSVWERLREGLAFAWGEARVRLVLCLVTAASVTGVSYVVLMPVFARDVLGGGPGNLGLLMASAGAGSLAAALTLAARGRGRGVGRFAYFGMTGLGASLALFANSESFALSAALLVPVGYCTIASMASCNTILQLLSPDRLRGRVMALYSMMFLGMAPFGALLAGSLAQLLGAPAAVTACGLTCLAVSAVAGRGLLRL
- a CDS encoding winged helix-turn-helix transcriptional regulator — translated: MTREHAPCTPRSRNGRDYFCSVELALMMIGGKWKPLILWGLGTRGTLRFGELRRLLPAVTQKMLTQQLRELESDGLVLREAYPTLPPRVDYSLTERGRGLLPILESLSAWARDVEAQDQPGRPD
- a CDS encoding nitroreductase family protein, which encodes MTLITVDQALCARDGICRDVCPVGCIDMDRASGLPQETPDPACIACGHCVAACPHGALSNSQVDAAACLRQPTDLPGEASLRSLLLARRSVRAYRRKPVERSLLAELLETARRAPTASNSQHVHWIACADKDRVHEMAQLGARWMRAVGLRPRLVELWDKGRDVVMRGAPAFVGAWTPADYPWGAVDSSIALTYLELHAATAGLGACWAGLLTAAARQQPELRALLGLQDGQTLHGGLMLGWPRHAYRLVPPRREARVAWV
- a CDS encoding serine hydrolase domain-containing protein; protein product: MTLRARRILSFLLCFLPWLLVTTPGLSAPLRERVDAVLRRAVEEERLVGAVVLVARHGRVVHAGAWGWSDREARRAMRPDAVFRLASLSKPVTSAVVLALAERGALSLEDPVTRWLPWFAPELPGGGGAVITVGQLLTHTAGLTYGFLQPPGGTYARAGVSDGLDRPGITLEENLRRLASVPLAGAPGGAWSYSLAVDVLGAVAEQAGGAPLPELTARLVTGPLNMLDTGFLVSDPERLAVPYVREGGVLRRMDDPQVVAFGASGARFAPSRITDPGAYPSGGAGMCGTASDYLAFLEVVRAGGAALGTKAARSMTQNRLEPGQGGPGPGWGFGYGAAVLLDPAAAGSPSARGTWRWSGAYGAFFLVDRASGLSLVVLTNTTPDGMDGEFPWELVRAVYGR
- a CDS encoding MerR family transcriptional regulator, whose amino-acid sequence is MPETPLHSIAAIAKSLDVPESTLHYWKNRFGDFLPGRGQGRGRRFEPEALDVFRAIAELLGSGLAVPEVRDELARRFAATDSPDRQAQAVIVRPAPVQQPDVEQLALRIGTAMAEAMGQRLSAWLGAQGVPAATAPALEDPAARTLRDDLEEARREIVTLRAENENHAAKFKVLEAELVRLRKDSRQMEKHLLEKIKGVKV
- a CDS encoding lysophospholipid acyltransferase family protein: MEPGTPARRADFLALDGAVKNPFARTVLKAVGGPLRRALALDRLAKAYESVPRGGTPVEFLRGVIDAFGFRYRVSGEELARIPSTGPVVVVANHPFGGMEGVILTEMLAGVRPDVKVMANYLLGRIEELRDLFILVDPFGASGAWARNVAPLRQSVAWLRGGGCLGVFPAGEVAHFRMDERRVADPAWSPSVARMVRACGATVVPVHFAGANGPMFHLAGLVHPRLRTMLLGREFVNKARKEVEVRIGRPVPPQALEGLTDEQAAGHLRLCAEVMGRTRPRALPARFPLRGVRRQEALAPAQDPELMERELERLPAECLLLESGGMRAYEARAAQIPLILREIGRLREMTFRKVGEGTGKSCDLDGFDGHYSHVFLWSVSAREVVGAYRLGRSDEILATRGRSGLYVDTLFKLKPGFLTRLGPALEMGRSFVRPEHQKSYNALLLLWRGIGTVVAREPRYRTLFGPVSITNDYQAASRQLMADFFEARGGEGSGLSRLVKPRTPLRGAAWLKRAARSLVADVDRLSELVSSMEADRKGIPVLLRQYLKLGGKLLAFNVDREFSDALDGLIVVDLLETERRQLERYLGRDGLAGFLAHHGAEGGLRSA
- a CDS encoding sigma 54-interacting transcriptional regulator; translation: MKSISQLELKVLYEISQIIGQALDLDQILGDVLRILSETLEMKRATVTLLDEETSLLAIRASHGLSAEEKKRGVYKLDEGVTGRIFQTGKPFVVPDIAKEPLFLDRTRSRALERGRIAFLGVPIMLKGLAVGALTVDRLFGDDVSYDEDVRLLSIVTALIGQFVHLGKQVRAREEHLRRENLTLRFKLSKTYHRFFIVGQSQPMVRVHQMIEKVAPTRATVLLLGESGTGKTLTARMIHELSDRAKYPFIKVNCAAIPENLLESELFGYEKGAFTGAVAPKPGRFEEADKGTIFLDEIGELSAGTQAKLLRFLQEREFERLGGGKTRKVDVRIIAATNRDLADAAAMGEFREDLYYRLNVFPVLVPSLRERREDIPALLNHFLDKLSREYGRRLSFSPRALDALVKYDWPGNVREMENLVERLSIMVEDERIDLADIPPYFFASGKPQAALPAEGAGSLKDMEKREVMAALERHGWVQSRAARELGLTLRQMGYRIKKFGLERLVDERRGREHGLETH